The genomic stretch TCCAGTGCAGAGGTTGTCAGTGGAGATGCCATCTGCAGGAAGAAGTCTGTCGAGCTGCTGGAAGAGCTCGGGCTCCCGAAGGGCCTCCTGCCAATGGAGGACATCCAGGAGTTTGGGTACAACCGCACCACGGGGTTCATGTGGCTGGTtcaagggaagaagaaggtcgaGCACACGTTCAAGAAGATCAAACAGACCGTGTCCTACGCGGCTGAGGTGACGGCATATGCTGAGAAGGGCAAGCTGCGGAAGATCACCGGCGTCAAGACCAAGGAGCTGATGCTCTGGCTTAGTGTTGTTGAGGTCTATGTTCCCGAGGCCTCGCCGGACAAGGTCACATTCAAGACCGGCACTGGCCTCTCGGATAGCTTTGATGCCACTGCCTTCGCGCATGGGGAGTAAACACGGAGTCAGTTGATTAACTAGAAATGATGCCGGTTCCATAATCGTACTATTCTACGGTGATGGTGCTAATTATGTATACGATGCtatgtcttttttcttttgtgttgGAATGATGCATATATAAGTGTGTCCTATTGCCCCTACGAGTTTGTATCTCGCAGTTTTTTTTATGGCAAAATGAATTCAGTCAGTACAAAATTTGTTATCTCTTATTACAAACATCTCTTCAAATCTAGCCTATCTGGAAGTAACACTTGATCAATTTCGTCCTTATCAGGTTTATGTCAGTCGATTGGAGGATATTTGTATAATTTCTTATGTTCTGTCACATATTACAGAAGAGTGATGAGAGAATGCCACAAGTTACAACATTGTGGAAATGTGGTACTTTTTTGAAAAGAAGGAAATGTGTTACTACCTTTGCAACTGTAGAATGTTCAATATCAACATAATTGTGCATTGTTAGATAATTGATGAAAACCATATTCCGGTCGATACATCGGAAGGTCTACAAAGTTGTTGATATATAGACTGTCTACCATGCCATATTAGTTGGAATCTTGGCAGGAACGCATGTATTTTGATAAGGTGTAATGAGTTGATTGCTTGTCACTGGTGTTAATCCAGACATTAGAACTGGAATCaagtaatttttttataatggtcaaggaaatttttggtgaAATAAAAACACATTATTCGCTTTTATGAAAAACAATTCTCATGTGCATCTGCTTGCAATCAAActgatgaaatgaaaaaaaaatattctctTTTAAAAATATCTATAGACAAAGAAGCCttacaaattaaaaaaaaatagtgtaTATGCTCCAAGTTGTTTCGTAAAATTGGTTGCATGACCTGAAATTTGCTAAACTATCGTGTTGTATGTCCTTTTCGGGCTTGCGGCCAATTTGGGACTGTAGCTCATCAGACAACCTAGAATGTTACACCATAAGACAAATTTGGAATCCAAGTTCTTGTCATCATAATTGGCTGACTTTTGTAACATGGGAATAAGTTACGACTCCATATGATACAGTATGGACGACAAGTCTGAAATTCTTTACTTGGTTTCAGTTTCAGAGCAGCCAAGGCGTCAGTCGGTCATCTCTGGCCGCCCAGTTATATACAGATTGTTGACTCGGTCCTAGTGCGCTAACTaactactttttttttatttaaaggTTGGTGTGCTAACTGTTTCCGTACTACAAGACTTGGGTCATTTGCACACTGCCAGTTATGCGTCTCTTGACTTGGTCAGTAATTTTGTGCGTCAGAGTATGCGTGCTGGTCACAAGTCAGATATGGCTAgggtcatgactcatgagctcATTCCTTAGCCGTTGAATTCTAGTTTGCAGATTCCAGTTTGTTTCAAAATTTAATAGCACAGGGACAACGCTTCAGACTTGAGACGTCTATATAAACTTGCCTCTTCAACATCTGTATCACCAGCTCACCACAACAAGCTTAACTCATTTGCATACTCAACAAATTCCAATAATAGAACCACTTCACAGCAAAAGTGACATGGCGTCTCAGGCCATCGAGAGCAACCGTCCTGGCGCAGAGGTCTTCGATGGAGACGCCATCTGCAGGAAGAAATCCGTCGACCTGCTGGAAGAGCTCGGCCTCCCCAAGGGTCTCCTGCCAATGGAGGACATCCAGGAGTTTGGGTACAACCGCACCACGGGTTTCATGTGGCTGGtgcaaaggaagaagaaggtggagcaCACCTTCAAGAAGATCAAGCAGACCGTGTCCTATGCTGCCGAGGTGACAGCGTTCGCCGAGAAGGGCAAGCTGCGGAAGATCACCGGTGTCAAGACCAAGGAGCTGATGCTTTGGCTCAGTGTAGTTGAGGTCTATGTTCCTGAGGCCTCGCCGGAGAAGGTCACCTTCAAGACTGGCACTGGCCTCTCCGACAGCTTTGACGCCACTGCCTTTGCACTCGGGGAGTAAATAACTAAATATGCAGTCAGTTGGATCAACCAGAAATGATGCAATATctgtctttctttcttttgtgttCCAAAGATGCATGTATAAGTGTGTTCCTACTGTTGCCCGTCTGAGCTCGTGTAACACCCTAAACTTCAAgttttgcaatttaataaaatttgctagaaataaAGTGCAAGGGTCTAAGGATTTTAAGGTTGCATTTAAATTTCTTAGACAATTaaatctttttcaaaataaattaatgaatcataggagttcattactgcattcatgctggtgcattattttttattgtttgaaattcaaatttgtgtttGAATTCAGTTTTGAatttgtgtttgtttctttttccccttttatTTTTAGGAAAATTGTTTCTGTAGTATCGAAAGATCGCGACTTCCGTAAAATACCACTGAAAGGCATTGGCCCCGTAAAATACCACTGAAAGGTGCAGACCTCAACTGAAAATAGCACTCTGTTAGATTCCAGCGTTAGCTCTGTTAACTTGGACAAAAATGCCCCCAAATCGGTGGACAGATGAGAACGGGGGTCGGAcaggcgccggcggagggcgcCCAGCCGTGGGTCCATGGAGAGCGCCGGCGGAGGGCTGCCTCTTACTAGCTCCTCGTCTTTGTCTAGGGCCGCTTCCTCCCTCCGCAGCTCGACATGGGACGCTGCCGGCAACGGGTCAGCTAGGAGCGCGCTcaccgccaaggagctccaggGCCGCGTCCACCAGCCTTCATCACCAACAGCACCGAGAACGCTAATGGTGCATGCCGCATTCTTGGCTCTGGGCGCAAGGCCAGCGGTGGTGCCTGAACCGACTCCGCGGAGGttgtggcggaggaggagtccCGCGGTGATGGATGGTTGTGTCGATGTCGCCCGCGCGAAggccgtggtggtggaggagtcCCACGGCGAGGGCGGAGATAAGACGGCAGAGT from Setaria italica strain Yugu1 chromosome II, Setaria_italica_v2.0, whole genome shotgun sequence encodes the following:
- the LOC101777775 gene encoding uncharacterized protein LOC101777775, producing the protein MASQIESHRSSAEVVSGDAICRKKSVELLEELGLPKGLLPMEDIQEFGYNRTTGFMWLVQGKKKVEHTFKKIKQTVSYAAEVTAYAEKGKLRKITGVKTKELMLWLSVVEVYVPEASPDKVTFKTGTGLSDSFDATAFAHGE
- the LOC101778185 gene encoding uncharacterized protein LOC101778185; translation: MASQAIESNRPGAEVFDGDAICRKKSVDLLEELGLPKGLLPMEDIQEFGYNRTTGFMWLVQRKKKVEHTFKKIKQTVSYAAEVTAFAEKGKLRKITGVKTKELMLWLSVVEVYVPEASPEKVTFKTGTGLSDSFDATAFALGE